Proteins encoded in a region of the Haloglomus salinum genome:
- a CDS encoding DHH family phosphoesterase — MSHSPDADEEVGADSDADGVPDRGTVVYRLADACTADALEQGEHYHATVNGVVEYGVFVDVSASVSGLVHDSELQGEYDVGDELVVELIEVRENDDLAFAERDLDEFETEDIAAGAEVGVAELDEHVGDIVNVEGVVVQVKQTGGPTLFHVADGEAVVPGAAFESAGVRAYPSVEVEDAVRITGEVEHREEALQIEVEDLSRLRGEAADEVRDEYEERLEAAAEPPEVEPLIEWEAFESIHEELREVARHLRRAALANRPIRMRHHADGDGMCASVPLQTALERFIDDTHEDNQAPRHLLKRLPSKAPFYEMEDVTRDLNFALEDRERHGQKLPMLCMLDNGSTEEDVPAYRAMAQYDVPIVVVDHHHPDPEAVEPLLEAHVNPYLHGEDYRITTGMMGVELARLVDPDITEEVRHVPAVGGLSDRSKAEAMDDYLALAEEAGYTEADLRDVGEALDYAAHWLRYNDGNGFVNDLLDVGTDADRHADLIEFMATRAERDVDRQLEDALPHVDHERLDNDAHLYQLDVDEHAHRFIYPAPGKTTGEVHDRKVEETGDPVITIGYGPDFAVLRSDGVRLDIPEMVTELTEELPGAGVSGGGHLVVGSIKFVPGKREAVLDALVEKMADAELDEELRSTLVRDD; from the coding sequence GGACCGGGGGACCGTCGTTTATCGTCTCGCGGACGCCTGTACGGCCGATGCCCTCGAACAGGGGGAGCACTACCACGCGACCGTCAACGGTGTGGTCGAGTACGGGGTCTTCGTCGATGTCTCGGCCAGCGTGTCCGGGCTCGTCCACGACTCCGAACTGCAAGGGGAGTACGATGTCGGTGACGAGCTCGTCGTCGAACTCATCGAGGTGCGCGAGAACGACGACCTCGCGTTCGCCGAGCGTGACCTCGACGAGTTCGAGACCGAGGATATCGCGGCCGGCGCCGAGGTCGGCGTCGCCGAACTGGACGAGCACGTCGGCGACATCGTCAACGTCGAGGGCGTCGTCGTGCAGGTCAAGCAGACCGGCGGCCCGACCCTGTTCCACGTCGCCGACGGCGAAGCGGTCGTCCCCGGCGCCGCCTTCGAGTCCGCCGGCGTCCGCGCGTACCCGAGCGTGGAGGTGGAGGACGCCGTCCGCATCACGGGGGAGGTCGAGCACCGCGAGGAGGCGCTGCAGATCGAGGTCGAGGACCTCTCGCGCCTGCGTGGCGAGGCCGCCGACGAGGTCCGCGACGAGTACGAGGAGCGACTGGAGGCCGCCGCCGAGCCGCCCGAGGTCGAGCCGCTCATCGAGTGGGAGGCGTTCGAATCCATCCACGAGGAACTCCGCGAGGTGGCTCGCCACCTCCGCCGGGCCGCACTCGCCAACCGCCCCATCCGGATGCGCCACCACGCCGACGGTGACGGGATGTGTGCGTCGGTTCCGCTCCAGACCGCGCTCGAGCGGTTCATCGACGACACCCACGAGGACAACCAGGCCCCGCGACACCTCCTGAAGCGGCTCCCCTCGAAGGCGCCGTTCTACGAGATGGAGGACGTCACGCGCGACCTGAACTTCGCGCTGGAGGACCGCGAGCGCCACGGGCAGAAGCTCCCGATGCTGTGCATGCTGGACAACGGGTCGACCGAGGAGGACGTCCCCGCCTATCGTGCGATGGCCCAGTACGACGTCCCCATCGTCGTCGTCGACCACCACCACCCCGACCCGGAGGCCGTCGAACCGCTGCTGGAGGCCCACGTCAATCCGTACCTGCACGGCGAGGACTACCGCATCACGACGGGCATGATGGGCGTCGAGCTCGCGCGTCTGGTCGACCCCGACATCACCGAAGAGGTCCGCCACGTCCCCGCCGTCGGCGGCCTGTCGGACCGCTCGAAGGCCGAGGCGATGGACGACTACCTCGCCCTCGCGGAGGAGGCCGGCTACACCGAGGCCGACCTGCGCGACGTGGGCGAAGCGCTCGACTACGCCGCCCACTGGCTCCGCTACAACGACGGCAACGGCTTCGTCAACGACCTGCTCGACGTGGGGACCGACGCCGACCGTCACGCCGACCTCATCGAGTTCATGGCCACCCGCGCCGAGCGTGATGTCGACCGACAGCTCGAGGACGCCCTCCCACACGTCGACCACGAACGACTCGACAACGATGCACACCTCTACCAGCTCGACGTCGACGAGCACGCCCATCGATTCATCTACCCCGCCCCCGGGAAGACGACGGGCGAGGTCCACGACCGGAAGGTCGAGGAGACGGGCGACCCGGTTATCACCATCGGCTACGGCCCGGACTTCGCGGTCCTCCGGAGTGACGGCGTCCGGCTCGACATCCCGGAGATGGTGACGGAGTTGACCGAGGAGCTGCCAGGTGCGGGAGTCAGCGGCGGCGGCCACCTCGTCGTCGGTTCCATCAAGTTCGTCCCCGGGAAGCGCGAGGCCGTGCTCGACGCGCTGGTCGAGAAGATGGCCGACGCGGAACTGGACGAGGAGCTCCGGAGCACACTGGTCCGCGACGACTGA